The Macaca nemestrina isolate mMacNem1 chromosome 12, mMacNem.hap1, whole genome shotgun sequence genome contains a region encoding:
- the LOC105476370 gene encoding cell surface glycoprotein MUC18 isoform X3: MGLPRLVCAFLLAACCCCPRVAGVPGEAEQPAPELVEVEVGSTALLKCGLSQSQGNLSHVDWFSVHKEKRIPIFRVRQGQGQSEPGEYQHRLSLQDRGATLALTQVTPHDERIFLCQGKRPRSQEHRIQLRVYKAPEEPNIQVNALGIPVDSKEPEEVATCVGRNGYPIPQVIWYKNGRPLKEEKNRVHIQSSQTVESSGLYTLKSILKAQLVKEDKDAQFYCELNYRLPSGNHMKESREVTVPVFYPTEKVWLEVEPVGMLKEGDRVEIRCLADGNPPPHFSISKQNPSTREAEEETTNDNGVLVLEPAQKEHSGLYECQGLDLDTMISLPSEPQELLVNYVSDVRVSPAAPERQEGSSLTLTCKAESSQDLEFQWLREETGQVLERGPVLQLHDLKREAGGGYRCVASVPSIPGLNRTQLVNVAVFGPPWMAFKERKVWVKENMMLNLSCEASGHPRPTISWNVNGTASEQDQDPQRVLSTLNVLVTPELLETGVECTASNDLGKNTSVLFLELERKLPEPESQGVVIVAVIVCILVLAVLGAVLYFLYKKGKLPCGRSGKQEITLPPSRKSEFVVEVKSDKLPEEMGLLQGSSGDKRAPGDQGEKYIDLRH; encoded by the exons ATGgggcttcccaggctggtctgcgcCTTCTTGCTCGCCGCCTGCTGCTGCTGTCCTCGCGTCGCGG GTGTGCCCGGAGAGGCTGAGCAGCCTGCGCCTGAGCTGGTGGAGGTGGAAGTGGGCAGCACAGCCCTTCTGAAGTGCGGCCTCTCCCAGTCCCAAGGCAACCTCAGCCATGTCGACTGGTTTTCT GTCCACAAGGAGAAGCGGATACCCATCTTCCGTGTgcgccagggccagggccagagtGAACCTGGGGAGTACCAGCACCGGCTCAGCCTCCAGGACAGAGGGGCTACTCTGGCCCTGACTCAAGTCACCCCCCACGACGAGCGCATCTTCTTGTGCCAGGGCAAGCGCCCTCGGTCCCAGGAGCACCGCATCCAACTCCGCGTCTACA AAGCTCCAGAGGAGCCAAACATCCAGGTCAACGCCCTGGGCATCCCTGTGGACAGTAAGGAGCCTGAGGAG GTCGCAACCTGTGTAGGGAGGAATGGGTACCCCATTCCTCAAGTCATCTGGTACAAGAATGGCCGGCCTCTGAAGGAGGAGAAGAACC GGGTCCACATTCAGTCGTCCCAGACTGTGGAGTCGAGTGGTTTGTACACCTTGAAGAGTATTCTGAAGGCTCAGCTGGTTAaagaagacaaagatgcccaGTTTTACTGTGAGCTCAACTATCGGCTGCCCAGTGGGAACCACATGAAGGAGTCCAGGGAAGTGACTGTCCCTGTTTTCT ACCCGACAGAAAAAGTGTGGTTGGAAGTGGAGCCCGTGGGAATGCTGAAGGAAGGGGACCGCGTGGAAATCAGGTGTTTGGCCGATGGCAACCCTCCACCGCACTTCAGCATCAGCAAGCAG AACCCCAGcaccagggaggcagaagaagAGACAACCAATGACAACGGGGTCCTGGTGCTAGAGCCTGCCCAGAAGGAACACAGTGGGCTCTATGAATGTCAGGGCCTGGACTTGGACACCATGATATCGCTGCCGAGTGAACCACAGGAACTACTGGTGAACT ATGTGTCTGACGTCCGAGTGAGTCCCGCAGCCCCTGAGAGACAGGAAGGCAGCAGCCTCACTCTGACTTGTAAGGCAGAGAGCAGCCAGGACCTCGAGTTCCAGTGGCTGAGAGAAGAG ACAGGCCAGGTGCTGGAAAGGGGGCCTGTGCTCCAGTTGCATGACCTGAAACGGGAGGCAGGAGGCGGCTACCGCTGTGTGGCCTCTGTGCCCAGCATACCCGGCCTGAACCGCACACAGCTGGTCAATGTGGCCGTTTTTG GTCCCCCTTGGATGGCATTCAAGGAGAGGAAGGTGTGGGTGAAAGAGAATATGATGTTGAATCTGTCTTGTGAAGCGTCAGGGCACCCCCGGCCCACCATCTCCTGGAACGTCAACGGCACG GCAAGTGAACAAGACCAAGATCCACAGCGAGTCCTGAGCACCCTGAATGTCCTCGTGACCCCAGAGCTGTTGGAGACAGGTGTTGAATGCACGGCCTCCAACGACCTGGGCAAAAACACCAGCGTCCTCTTCCTGGAGCTGG AGAGAAAGCTGCCAGAGCCGGAGAGCCAGGGCGTGGTCATCGTGGCTGTGATTGTGTGCATCCTGGTCCTGGCAGTGCTGGGTGCTGTCCTCTATTTCCTCTATAAGAAGGGCAAGCTGCCGTGCGGGCGCTCAGGCAAGCAGGAGAT cacGCTGCCCCCGTCTCGTAAGAGTGAATTTGTAGTTGAAGTTAAGTCAGATAAGCTCCCAGAAGAGATGGGCCTCCTGCAGGGCAGCAGCGGTGACAAGAGGGCTCCAGGAGACCAG GGAGAGAAATACATCGATCTGAGGCATTAG
- the LOC105476370 gene encoding cell surface glycoprotein MUC18 isoform X1, with the protein MGLPRLVCAFLLAACCCCPRVAGVPGEAEQPAPELVEVEVGSTALLKCGLSQSQGNLSHVDWFSVHKEKRIPIFRVRQGQGQSEPGEYQHRLSLQDRGATLALTQVTPHDERIFLCQGKRPRSQEHRIQLRVYKAPEEPNIQVNALGIPVDSKEPEEVATCVGRNGYPIPQVIWYKNGRPLKEEKNRVHIQSSQTVESSGLYTLKSILKAQLVKEDKDAQFYCELNYRLPSGNHMKESREVTVPVFYPTEKVWLEVEPVGMLKEGDRVEIRCLADGNPPPHFSISKQNPSTREAEEETTNDNGVLVLEPAQKEHSGLYECQGLDLDTMISLPSEPQELLVNYVSDVRVSPAAPERQEGSSLTLTCKAESSQDLEFQWLREETGQVLERGPVLQLHDLKREAGGGYRCVASVPSIPGLNRTQLVNVAVFGPPWMAFKERKVWVKENMMLNLSCEASGHPRPTISWNVNGTASEQDQDPQRVLSTLNVLVTPELLETGVECTASNDLGKNTSVLFLELVNLTTLTPDSNTTTGLSTSTASPHTRANSTSTERKLPEPESQGVVIVAVIVCILVLAVLGAVLYFLYKKGKLPCGRSGKQEITLPPSRKSEFVVEVKSDKLPEEMGLLQGSSGDKRAPGDQGEKYIDLRH; encoded by the exons ATGgggcttcccaggctggtctgcgcCTTCTTGCTCGCCGCCTGCTGCTGCTGTCCTCGCGTCGCGG GTGTGCCCGGAGAGGCTGAGCAGCCTGCGCCTGAGCTGGTGGAGGTGGAAGTGGGCAGCACAGCCCTTCTGAAGTGCGGCCTCTCCCAGTCCCAAGGCAACCTCAGCCATGTCGACTGGTTTTCT GTCCACAAGGAGAAGCGGATACCCATCTTCCGTGTgcgccagggccagggccagagtGAACCTGGGGAGTACCAGCACCGGCTCAGCCTCCAGGACAGAGGGGCTACTCTGGCCCTGACTCAAGTCACCCCCCACGACGAGCGCATCTTCTTGTGCCAGGGCAAGCGCCCTCGGTCCCAGGAGCACCGCATCCAACTCCGCGTCTACA AAGCTCCAGAGGAGCCAAACATCCAGGTCAACGCCCTGGGCATCCCTGTGGACAGTAAGGAGCCTGAGGAG GTCGCAACCTGTGTAGGGAGGAATGGGTACCCCATTCCTCAAGTCATCTGGTACAAGAATGGCCGGCCTCTGAAGGAGGAGAAGAACC GGGTCCACATTCAGTCGTCCCAGACTGTGGAGTCGAGTGGTTTGTACACCTTGAAGAGTATTCTGAAGGCTCAGCTGGTTAaagaagacaaagatgcccaGTTTTACTGTGAGCTCAACTATCGGCTGCCCAGTGGGAACCACATGAAGGAGTCCAGGGAAGTGACTGTCCCTGTTTTCT ACCCGACAGAAAAAGTGTGGTTGGAAGTGGAGCCCGTGGGAATGCTGAAGGAAGGGGACCGCGTGGAAATCAGGTGTTTGGCCGATGGCAACCCTCCACCGCACTTCAGCATCAGCAAGCAG AACCCCAGcaccagggaggcagaagaagAGACAACCAATGACAACGGGGTCCTGGTGCTAGAGCCTGCCCAGAAGGAACACAGTGGGCTCTATGAATGTCAGGGCCTGGACTTGGACACCATGATATCGCTGCCGAGTGAACCACAGGAACTACTGGTGAACT ATGTGTCTGACGTCCGAGTGAGTCCCGCAGCCCCTGAGAGACAGGAAGGCAGCAGCCTCACTCTGACTTGTAAGGCAGAGAGCAGCCAGGACCTCGAGTTCCAGTGGCTGAGAGAAGAG ACAGGCCAGGTGCTGGAAAGGGGGCCTGTGCTCCAGTTGCATGACCTGAAACGGGAGGCAGGAGGCGGCTACCGCTGTGTGGCCTCTGTGCCCAGCATACCCGGCCTGAACCGCACACAGCTGGTCAATGTGGCCGTTTTTG GTCCCCCTTGGATGGCATTCAAGGAGAGGAAGGTGTGGGTGAAAGAGAATATGATGTTGAATCTGTCTTGTGAAGCGTCAGGGCACCCCCGGCCCACCATCTCCTGGAACGTCAACGGCACG GCAAGTGAACAAGACCAAGATCCACAGCGAGTCCTGAGCACCCTGAATGTCCTCGTGACCCCAGAGCTGTTGGAGACAGGTGTTGAATGCACGGCCTCCAACGACCTGGGCAAAAACACCAGCGTCCTCTTCCTGGAGCTGG tCAATTTAACCACCCTCACACCAGACTCCAACACAACCACTGGCCTCAGCACTTCCACTGCCAGTCCTCATACCAGAGCCAACAGCACCTCCACAG AGAGAAAGCTGCCAGAGCCGGAGAGCCAGGGCGTGGTCATCGTGGCTGTGATTGTGTGCATCCTGGTCCTGGCAGTGCTGGGTGCTGTCCTCTATTTCCTCTATAAGAAGGGCAAGCTGCCGTGCGGGCGCTCAGGCAAGCAGGAGAT cacGCTGCCCCCGTCTCGTAAGAGTGAATTTGTAGTTGAAGTTAAGTCAGATAAGCTCCCAGAAGAGATGGGCCTCCTGCAGGGCAGCAGCGGTGACAAGAGGGCTCCAGGAGACCAG GGAGAGAAATACATCGATCTGAGGCATTAG
- the LOC105476370 gene encoding cell surface glycoprotein MUC18 isoform X4, protein MGLPRLVCAFLLAACCCCPRVAGVPGEAEQPAPELVEVEVGSTALLKCGLSQSQGNLSHVDWFSVHKEKRIPIFRVRQGQGQSEPGEYQHRLSLQDRGATLALTQVTPHDERIFLCQGKRPRSQEHRIQLRVYKAPEEPNIQVNALGIPVDSKEPEEVATCVGRNGYPIPQVIWYKNGRPLKEEKNRVHIQSSQTVESSGLYTLKSILKAQLVKEDKDAQFYCELNYRLPSGNHMKESREVTVPVFYPTEKVWLEVEPVGMLKEGDRVEIRCLADGNPPPHFSISKQNPSTREAEEETTNDNGVLVLEPAQKEHSGLYECQGLDLDTMISLPSEPQELLVNYVSDVRVSPAAPERQEGSSLTLTCKAESSQDLEFQWLREETGQVLERGPVLQLHDLKREAGGGYRCVASVPSIPGLNRTQLVNVAVFGPPWMAFKERKVWVKENMMLNLSCEASGHPRPTISWNVNGTASEQDQDPQRVLSTLNVLVTPELLETGVECTASNDLGKNTSVLFLELVNLTTLTPDSNTTTGLSTSTASPHTRANSTSTERKLPEPESQGVVIVAVIVCILVLAVLGAVLYFLYKKGKLPCGRSGKQEMERNTSI, encoded by the exons ATGgggcttcccaggctggtctgcgcCTTCTTGCTCGCCGCCTGCTGCTGCTGTCCTCGCGTCGCGG GTGTGCCCGGAGAGGCTGAGCAGCCTGCGCCTGAGCTGGTGGAGGTGGAAGTGGGCAGCACAGCCCTTCTGAAGTGCGGCCTCTCCCAGTCCCAAGGCAACCTCAGCCATGTCGACTGGTTTTCT GTCCACAAGGAGAAGCGGATACCCATCTTCCGTGTgcgccagggccagggccagagtGAACCTGGGGAGTACCAGCACCGGCTCAGCCTCCAGGACAGAGGGGCTACTCTGGCCCTGACTCAAGTCACCCCCCACGACGAGCGCATCTTCTTGTGCCAGGGCAAGCGCCCTCGGTCCCAGGAGCACCGCATCCAACTCCGCGTCTACA AAGCTCCAGAGGAGCCAAACATCCAGGTCAACGCCCTGGGCATCCCTGTGGACAGTAAGGAGCCTGAGGAG GTCGCAACCTGTGTAGGGAGGAATGGGTACCCCATTCCTCAAGTCATCTGGTACAAGAATGGCCGGCCTCTGAAGGAGGAGAAGAACC GGGTCCACATTCAGTCGTCCCAGACTGTGGAGTCGAGTGGTTTGTACACCTTGAAGAGTATTCTGAAGGCTCAGCTGGTTAaagaagacaaagatgcccaGTTTTACTGTGAGCTCAACTATCGGCTGCCCAGTGGGAACCACATGAAGGAGTCCAGGGAAGTGACTGTCCCTGTTTTCT ACCCGACAGAAAAAGTGTGGTTGGAAGTGGAGCCCGTGGGAATGCTGAAGGAAGGGGACCGCGTGGAAATCAGGTGTTTGGCCGATGGCAACCCTCCACCGCACTTCAGCATCAGCAAGCAG AACCCCAGcaccagggaggcagaagaagAGACAACCAATGACAACGGGGTCCTGGTGCTAGAGCCTGCCCAGAAGGAACACAGTGGGCTCTATGAATGTCAGGGCCTGGACTTGGACACCATGATATCGCTGCCGAGTGAACCACAGGAACTACTGGTGAACT ATGTGTCTGACGTCCGAGTGAGTCCCGCAGCCCCTGAGAGACAGGAAGGCAGCAGCCTCACTCTGACTTGTAAGGCAGAGAGCAGCCAGGACCTCGAGTTCCAGTGGCTGAGAGAAGAG ACAGGCCAGGTGCTGGAAAGGGGGCCTGTGCTCCAGTTGCATGACCTGAAACGGGAGGCAGGAGGCGGCTACCGCTGTGTGGCCTCTGTGCCCAGCATACCCGGCCTGAACCGCACACAGCTGGTCAATGTGGCCGTTTTTG GTCCCCCTTGGATGGCATTCAAGGAGAGGAAGGTGTGGGTGAAAGAGAATATGATGTTGAATCTGTCTTGTGAAGCGTCAGGGCACCCCCGGCCCACCATCTCCTGGAACGTCAACGGCACG GCAAGTGAACAAGACCAAGATCCACAGCGAGTCCTGAGCACCCTGAATGTCCTCGTGACCCCAGAGCTGTTGGAGACAGGTGTTGAATGCACGGCCTCCAACGACCTGGGCAAAAACACCAGCGTCCTCTTCCTGGAGCTGG tCAATTTAACCACCCTCACACCAGACTCCAACACAACCACTGGCCTCAGCACTTCCACTGCCAGTCCTCATACCAGAGCCAACAGCACCTCCACAG AGAGAAAGCTGCCAGAGCCGGAGAGCCAGGGCGTGGTCATCGTGGCTGTGATTGTGTGCATCCTGGTCCTGGCAGTGCTGGGTGCTGTCCTCTATTTCCTCTATAAGAAGGGCAAGCTGCCGTGCGGGCGCTCAGGCAAGCAGGAGAT GGAGAGAAATACATCGATCTGA
- the LOC105476370 gene encoding cell surface glycoprotein MUC18 isoform X2, which yields MGLPRLVCAFLLAACCCCPRVAGVPGEAEQPAPELVEVEVGSTALLKCGLSQSQGNLSHVDWFSVHKEKRIPIFRVRQGQGQSEPGEYQHRLSLQDRGATLALTQVTPHDERIFLCQGKRPRSQEHRIQLRVYKAPEEPNIQVNALGIPVDSKEPEEVATCVGRNGYPIPQVIWYKNGRPLKEEKNRVHIQSSQTVESSGLYTLKSILKAQLVKEDKDAQFYCELNYRLPSGNHMKESREVTVPVFYPTEKVWLEVEPVGMLKEGDRVEIRCLADGNPPPHFSISKQNPSTREAEEETTNDNGVLVLEPAQKEHSGLYECQGLDLDTMISLPSEPQELLVNYVSDVRVSPAAPERQEGSSLTLTCKAESSQDLEFQWLREETGQVLERGPVLQLHDLKREAGGGYRCVASVPSIPGLNRTQLVNVAVFGPPWMAFKERKVWVKENMMLNLSCEASGHPRPTISWNVNGTASEQDQDPQRVLSTLNVLVTPELLETGVECTASNDLGKNTSVLFLELVNLTTLTPDSNTTTGLSTSTASPHTRANSTSTERKLPEPESQGVVIVAVIVCILVLAVLGAVLYFLYKKGKLPCGRSGKQEITLPPSRKSEFVVEVKSDKLPEEMGLLQGSSGDKRAPGDQR from the exons ATGgggcttcccaggctggtctgcgcCTTCTTGCTCGCCGCCTGCTGCTGCTGTCCTCGCGTCGCGG GTGTGCCCGGAGAGGCTGAGCAGCCTGCGCCTGAGCTGGTGGAGGTGGAAGTGGGCAGCACAGCCCTTCTGAAGTGCGGCCTCTCCCAGTCCCAAGGCAACCTCAGCCATGTCGACTGGTTTTCT GTCCACAAGGAGAAGCGGATACCCATCTTCCGTGTgcgccagggccagggccagagtGAACCTGGGGAGTACCAGCACCGGCTCAGCCTCCAGGACAGAGGGGCTACTCTGGCCCTGACTCAAGTCACCCCCCACGACGAGCGCATCTTCTTGTGCCAGGGCAAGCGCCCTCGGTCCCAGGAGCACCGCATCCAACTCCGCGTCTACA AAGCTCCAGAGGAGCCAAACATCCAGGTCAACGCCCTGGGCATCCCTGTGGACAGTAAGGAGCCTGAGGAG GTCGCAACCTGTGTAGGGAGGAATGGGTACCCCATTCCTCAAGTCATCTGGTACAAGAATGGCCGGCCTCTGAAGGAGGAGAAGAACC GGGTCCACATTCAGTCGTCCCAGACTGTGGAGTCGAGTGGTTTGTACACCTTGAAGAGTATTCTGAAGGCTCAGCTGGTTAaagaagacaaagatgcccaGTTTTACTGTGAGCTCAACTATCGGCTGCCCAGTGGGAACCACATGAAGGAGTCCAGGGAAGTGACTGTCCCTGTTTTCT ACCCGACAGAAAAAGTGTGGTTGGAAGTGGAGCCCGTGGGAATGCTGAAGGAAGGGGACCGCGTGGAAATCAGGTGTTTGGCCGATGGCAACCCTCCACCGCACTTCAGCATCAGCAAGCAG AACCCCAGcaccagggaggcagaagaagAGACAACCAATGACAACGGGGTCCTGGTGCTAGAGCCTGCCCAGAAGGAACACAGTGGGCTCTATGAATGTCAGGGCCTGGACTTGGACACCATGATATCGCTGCCGAGTGAACCACAGGAACTACTGGTGAACT ATGTGTCTGACGTCCGAGTGAGTCCCGCAGCCCCTGAGAGACAGGAAGGCAGCAGCCTCACTCTGACTTGTAAGGCAGAGAGCAGCCAGGACCTCGAGTTCCAGTGGCTGAGAGAAGAG ACAGGCCAGGTGCTGGAAAGGGGGCCTGTGCTCCAGTTGCATGACCTGAAACGGGAGGCAGGAGGCGGCTACCGCTGTGTGGCCTCTGTGCCCAGCATACCCGGCCTGAACCGCACACAGCTGGTCAATGTGGCCGTTTTTG GTCCCCCTTGGATGGCATTCAAGGAGAGGAAGGTGTGGGTGAAAGAGAATATGATGTTGAATCTGTCTTGTGAAGCGTCAGGGCACCCCCGGCCCACCATCTCCTGGAACGTCAACGGCACG GCAAGTGAACAAGACCAAGATCCACAGCGAGTCCTGAGCACCCTGAATGTCCTCGTGACCCCAGAGCTGTTGGAGACAGGTGTTGAATGCACGGCCTCCAACGACCTGGGCAAAAACACCAGCGTCCTCTTCCTGGAGCTGG tCAATTTAACCACCCTCACACCAGACTCCAACACAACCACTGGCCTCAGCACTTCCACTGCCAGTCCTCATACCAGAGCCAACAGCACCTCCACAG AGAGAAAGCTGCCAGAGCCGGAGAGCCAGGGCGTGGTCATCGTGGCTGTGATTGTGTGCATCCTGGTCCTGGCAGTGCTGGGTGCTGTCCTCTATTTCCTCTATAAGAAGGGCAAGCTGCCGTGCGGGCGCTCAGGCAAGCAGGAGAT cacGCTGCCCCCGTCTCGTAAGAGTGAATTTGTAGTTGAAGTTAAGTCAGATAAGCTCCCAGAAGAGATGGGCCTCCTGCAGGGCAGCAGCGGTGACAAGAGGGCTCCAGGAGACCAG AGATAA
- the LOC105476369 gene encoding large ribosomal subunit protein mL40, translated as MSGLLGTWQTQIRNTHQRASLLSFWELIPMRSEPLRKKKKVDPKKDQAAKERLKRRIRKLEKASQELIPIEDFITPLKFSDKARQRPQVEPTFEETERRALLLKKWSLYKQQEHKMERDTIRAMLEAQQEALEELRLESPKLHAEAIKRDPNLFPFEREGPCYTPPIPNYQPPEGKYSDVTKVYTQVEFKR; from the coding sequence ATGAGTGGGCTTCTGGGAACTTGGCAGACGCAGATTAGAAATACTCACCAGCGAGCATCATTGTTGTCTTTCTGGGAACTCATTCCCATGAGATCAGAACCTCTTCGAAAGAAGAAGAAGGTAGATCCTAAAAAAGACCAAGCAGCAAAGGAGCGCTTGAAAAGAAGGATCCGAAAACTGGAAAAGGCTAGTCAAGAGCTAATTCCTATTGAAGATTTTATTACCCCTCTAAAGTTCTCGGATAAAGCAAGACAGCGGCCTCAGGTGGAGCCCACCTTTGAGGAGACTGAGAGGAGAGCTCTGCTTCTGAAGAAGTGGTCCTTGTACAAGCAGCAAGAGCATAAGATGGAGAGGGACACCATCAGGGCCATGCTAGAAGCCCAGCAGGAAGCTCTGGAGGAACTGCGACTCGAGTCCCCGAAGCTCCATGCTGAGGCCATCAAGCGGGATCCCAACCTGTTCCCCTTTGAGAGGGAAGGGCCATGTTACACACCACCGATCCCTAACTACCAGCCCCCTGAAGGCAAGTACAGTGACGTCACCAAGGTGTACACACAAGTGGAGTTTAAGAGATAG
- the LOC105476368 gene encoding E3 ubiquitin-protein ligase RNF26: MEAVYLVVNGVGLVLDVLTLVLDLNFLLVSSLLASLAWLLAFVYNLPHTVLTSLLHLGRGVLLSLLALIEAVVRFTCGGLQALCTLLYSCCSGLESLKLLGHLASHGALRSREILHRGVLSVVSNGHALLRQACDICAIAMSLVAYVINSLVNICLIGTQNLFSLVLALWDTVTGPLWRMTDVVAAFLAHISSSAVAMAILLWTPCQLALELLASAARLLASFVLVNLTGLVLLACVLAVTVTVLHPDLTLRLATQALSQLHARPSYHRLREDVMRLSRLALGSEAWRRVWSRSLQLASWPNRGGAPGAPQGDPMRVFSVRTRRQDTFPEAGRRSEAEEEEARTIRATPARGRERLNDEEPPGGQDPWKLLKEQEERKKCVICQDQSKTVLLLPCRHLCLCQACTEILMRHPVYHRNCPLCRRGILQTLNVYL; encoded by the coding sequence ATGGAGGCAGTGTACCTGGTAGTGAATGGGGTGGGCCTGGTGCTGGACGTGCTGACCTTGGTGTTGGACCTCAACTTCCTGCTGGTGTCCTCCCTCCTGGCTTCCCTGGCCTGGCTCCTGGCCTTCGTCTACAACCTGCCGCACACGGTACTGACTAGTCTTCTGCACTTGGGCCGCGGAGTCCTGCTTTCATTGCTGGCCTTGATCGAAGCCGTGGTCCGGTTCACATGTGGGGGCTTGCAGGCCTTGTGTACCCTGCTCTATAGCTGCTGCTCTGGCCTGGAGAGCCTAAAGCTCCTGGGGCACCTGGCCTCTCACGGGGCACTGCGGAGCAGGGAAATACTGCACCGGGGCGTCCTCAGTGTGGTCTCCAATGGCCATGCTTTGCTGCGCCAGGCCTGTGACATCTGTGCCATTGCCATGAGCCTGGTGGCTTATGTGAtcaacagcctggtcaacatctGCCTCATCGGCACTCAGAACCTCTTTTCCCTGGTGCTGGCCCTGTGGGATACAGTGACCGGGCCTCTGTGGAGGATGACGGATGTAGTGGCTGCCTTCCTAGCCCACATTTCCAGCAGTGCTGTGGCCATGGCCATCCTCCTTTGGACACCCTGCCAACTAGCCCTGGAGCTGCTGGCCTCAGCTGCCCGCCTCCTGGCCAGCTTTGTGCTTGTCAATCTCACTGGCCTGGTGTTGCTGGCTTGCGTGCTGGCAGTGACGGTGACTGTGTTGCATCCGGACTTGACCCTGAGACTGGCTACCCAGGCACTCAGCCAGCTCCATGCCCGGCCATCCTACCACCGTCTTCGAGAGGATGTCATGCGGCTCTCTCGCCTAGCActgggctcagaggcctggcGCCGAGTCTGGAGCCGCAGCCTGCAGCTGGCGAGTTGGCCGAACCGCGGAGGGGCACCTGGAGCCCCCCAGGGTGACCCTATGAGGGTGTTCTCAGTTAGGACCCGGAGACAGGACACTTTTCCTGAAGCGGGGCGCAGAtcagaggcagaagaggaggaggcCAGGACCATCAGAGCGACACCTGCCAGGGGCCGAGAGAGGCTCAACGATGAGGAGCCTCCAGGCGGGCAAGACCCGTGGAAGTTGCTGAAGGAGCAAGAGGAGCGGAAGAAGTGTGTCATCTGCCAGGACCAGAGCAAGACGGTGTTGCTCCTGCCCTGCAGGCATCTGTGCCTGTGCCAGGCCTGCACTGAAATCTTGATGCGCCACCCCGTCTACCACCGCAACTGCCCGCTGTGCCGCCGGGGCATCCTGCAGACCCTCAATGTCTACCTCTGA
- the LOC105476363 gene encoding complement C1q tumor necrosis factor-related protein 5, producing MGSGPWSLPLPRLSSGPGNRRCPVCPSLEVLPLCAQLKSFYPSFLPLNFGRPPGDTTSYFPAISRSGSSWPPNNWFPLGVWEEKSGAGRQRTRTGVTAGRGAPRRGEARGLEHHRLEGPEQRAPRRRPSGSREGGLREDPGVRAPGANAMRPLLVLLLLGLAAGSPPLDDNKIPSLCPGHPGLPGTPGHHGSQGLPGRDGRDGRDGAPGAPGEKGEGGRPGLPGPRGEPGPRGEAGPAGPTGPAGECSVPPRSAFSAKRSESRLPPPSDAPLPFDRVLVNEQGHYDAVTGKFTCQVPGVYYFAVHATVYRASLQFDLVKNGESIASFFQFFGGWPKPASLSGGAMVRLEPEDQVWVQVGVGDYIGIYASIKTDSTFSGFLVYSDWHSSPVFA from the exons ATGGGGTCTGGTCCTTGGTCTCTGCCACTGCCCCGCCTCTCCTCCGGCCCTGGGAACAGGAGGTGCCCTGTGTGTCCGTCTCTCGAAGTTCTGCCTCTCTGTGCCCAGCTCAAGTCTTTCTACCCCTCCTTTCTCCCCCTAAACTTTGGCCGGCCGCCGGGCGACACCACGAGTTATTTCCCAGCTATTTCCCGGTCCGGGAGCTCTTGGCCCCCGAACAACTGGTTTCCTCTTGGAGTCTGGGAGGAGAAGAGCGGAGCCGGCAGGCAGCGAACCAGGACTGGGGTGACGGCAGGGCGGGGGGCGCCTCGCCGGGGAGAGGCGCGGGGGCTGGAGCACCACCGACTGGAGGGTCCGGAGCAGCGAGCGCCCCGAAGGAGGCCATCAGGGAGCCGGGAGGGGGG ACTGCGAGAGGACCCCGGCGTTCGGGCTCCCGGTGCCAACGCTATGAGGCCGCTCCTTGTCCTGCTGCTCCTGGGCCTGGCGGCCGGCTCGCCCCCACTGGACGACAACAAGATCCCCAGCCTGTGCCCGGGGCACCCCGGCCTTCCAGGCACGCCGGGCCACCACGGCAGCCAGGGCTTGCCGGGCCGCGATGGCCGCGACGGCCGCGACGGCGCGCCCGGGGCTCCGGGAGAGAAAGGCGAGGGCGGGAGGCCGG GGCTGCCGGGACCTCGAGGGGAGCCCGGGCCGCGAGGAGAGGCGGGACCCGCGGGGCCCACCGGGCCTGCAGGGGAGTGCTCGGTGCCTCCGCGATCCGCCTTCAGCGCCAAGCGCTCCGAGAGCCGGCTGCCTCCGCCGTCTGATGCTCCCCTGCCCTTCGACCGCGTGCTGGTGAACGAGCAGGGACATTACGACGCCGTCACCGGCAAGTTCACCTGCCAGGTGCCTGGGGTCTACTACTTCGCCGTCCATGCCACTGTCTACCGGGCCAGCCTGCAGTTTGATCTGGTGAAGAACGGCGAATCCATTGcctctttcttccagtttttcGGGGGTTGGCCCAAACCAGCCTCACTCTCGGGGGGCGCCATGGTGAGGCTGGAGCCCGAGGACCAAGTGTGGGTGCAGGTGGGTGTGGGTGACTACATTGGCATCTATGCCAGCATCAAGACAGACAGCACCTTCTCCGGATTTCTGGTGTACTCTGACTGGCACAGCTCCCCAGTCTTCGCTTAA